The Hymenobacter swuensis DY53 genome includes the window GAAGTAGCCGGCAACGCCGTAAAGCTGCTCGCTAACAACTACGAAATTGATAACGAAACCAAAGTTCAGGAGCTGAACCGGCCCGAAAATTACGCGCCGGACCCGCTGGAACTCACACGCTACGACCTGAGCATTATGCTGGAAAAGGATGAAATAGTAGATGTAGAGCGTCCGGAGGCCAGCCTGCTCGTAAAGAAATAACGGGTCGGACGCCTTAGAATCGGCCCCACCGGGCCAGCTCCTCCCGCCTTTCCCGCTGCACGCGGCGCACCAGAACACTATCCGGCGCGGTGCCCAGCAGAATGGCCGTACCCCGCTCCCGGGCGTAGGGGTTGCGCACCTCCTCTACCCGGCAGAACGAGCGGAAGTGGGCGGCGAGGTTGTCGGGTTCATCATCAATCAGCAGCACGTAACGCCAAGGCAGCGGCGGGGCCTGGCTCTGCCAGAACAAATAGCTGCCGTTGAAGCTGTGCGCGGCGGGCATGGGCCGGTGGCGGTTATAGTAGTTGATGGCCCCGGCCTGCCCGTAGTTGGCCGTAAGAATGAGCGTCCGGGTGCGGGTAGCGGCGGGCAGGGCCTGGTAAGCGGCCCAGGTTTTATCGGCCAGTTCCTGCCAGCCCAGCATATCGGCGAAATCCTGGGGCAGCGGATGGTCATGGCCGTCTTCCCAGCGCAGGATTCCGGTGCCCTGAAAGCGCCGGCCGATTGCCTGCATCCGGGCCGGGGGCTCCAGCGTGAACAACAGCGGCAGCACCGGCACGCTGCACGCCAGCGGCACCAGCAGCAGCGCCGGCCGCAGCACCCGCCCTGCCCGGGGCAGACGGCCCAGCACCCTCTCCCACCACACGGCCCCAACGGCCAGCAGAATGGGGTAATACCCCAGCGAATAGTAGCTTTTGCCGTGCAGCACCGTCAGCAGCAGCAGCCCGCCGCAATACGTCAGGCCTACTGCGCGGTAGGGCCGCAGGCGGGGGCCCAGCAGCAAGGCCACCAAACCCGGCACCCACACCCACACGCCCGGAAAATTCATCAGCACCTGGTCCTTCCAGAAATCGGCTACCGACACGTTTACCAGCTGGGTTTCGTGCAGCAGCTCCATGTGGTGCCGGAACGGGATGCTGTGCCCCAGCTGCCAGAGCAGGTTGGGCAGCCACAGCAGCAATGCCAGCCCGGCCCCCAGCCAGAAGCCGCGCGTAGCCAGCACCCGTCGCATGGGCGTAAGCAGCAGGGCAACGCCCAACGCGGCAATAAAGAACAGGGCCGAATACTTGTTCAGTAGTGCCAGCCCCAATAGCCCGCCAATGCCGTACCACCAGCGCGGCTCCGGCTCCTGCTGATACCGGATCAGCAGATAGCACACCGCCGTAAAAGCCAGCACCTCAAACGAATTGGGTTGAAACAGGAAGTTGAGCCGGGCATACGCGCCCACTAGGTAGCACAGCCCCGCCAGCACCACGGCCCAGGTCCCGCCACCCAGCCGCTGTACGGCCCTGGCTATTACATACACTGTAAGGCTACCCCAGAGCAGCGGCCAGAACTTCACCCAGAACCAGCCGCCGCCCAGTGCCAGCGTACACCAGCTTTGCAGGGCCGTGAGCGGAGGCACTTCCAGGTAGCCCCAAG containing:
- a CDS encoding glycosyltransferase family 39 protein — translated: MNPSRFLPLLLALLKFASGMLLASQAYDLHRDEYLYLDYGRHLAWGYLEVPPLTALQSWCTLALGGGWFWVKFWPLLWGSLTVYVIARAVQRLGGGTWAVVLAGLCYLVGAYARLNFLFQPNSFEVLAFTAVCYLLIRYQQEPEPRWWYGIGGLLGLALLNKYSALFFIAALGVALLLTPMRRVLATRGFWLGAGLALLLWLPNLLWQLGHSIPFRHHMELLHETQLVNVSVADFWKDQVLMNFPGVWVWVPGLVALLLGPRLRPYRAVGLTYCGGLLLLTVLHGKSYYSLGYYPILLAVGAVWWERVLGRLPRAGRVLRPALLLVPLACSVPVLPLLFTLEPPARMQAIGRRFQGTGILRWEDGHDHPLPQDFADMLGWQELADKTWAAYQALPAATRTRTLILTANYGQAGAINYYNRHRPMPAAHSFNGSYLFWQSQAPPLPWRYVLLIDDEPDNLAAHFRSFCRVEEVRNPYARERGTAILLGTAPDSVLVRRVQRERREELARWGRF